The following proteins are encoded in a genomic region of Lujinxingia vulgaris:
- a CDS encoding hybrid sensor histidine kinase/response regulator: MPAVAPDVALASPQSTFGWIGDINGSCTHVDDGWIALTGRPRDAHLGDGWIASIHADDRDALLQVLRQVLRSSMPSDAQARVLSSDGHVHTWRFTFTQRFDDMGAPVGLAAIARHTAKIPREATCPFAEDIFEQILDSVCVAGFDGYFKRVNLSWIQALGWSVEELMQRPILDFVHPEDREAIIRARQDLYSGTHLQHLVNRYRCKDGSYRWMQWKSVSHLDRRLVYAVARDITEQKLNEERLRDARDAQHELQRQLIFADRMASVGTLAAGVAHEINTPLTYILTNIDMIALMVSNLAPDTSTLRDMERQEIQEMLTEARDGAHRIRSIVGGLKTFSRAEDDHLEIVDLAAVIKRAIAMTANQVRHRARLSSNIGPIPLIEGNPARIGQVLVNLLLNAAQAIPEVGAASHSISLTAGTTSSGAAYISIRDTGVGIASEHLSRVFDPFFTTRPHAGGTGLGLSIGHSIATAHGGSLTAESSPGSGSTFTLTLPATNKPATLVAPSPASKTPAPTTSRIAILVVDDEPAVGRALQRALSPHEVRVVTSGEQAISLLEQDSNVDLIFSDLMMPEMSGIDLFEHIQHHHPHLAPRVVFISGGAFTERARNFLEHVPNLALDKPFDLNALCELVQRFAPPSEEN; encoded by the coding sequence ATGCCTGCTGTGGCACCCGACGTAGCCCTGGCCTCCCCCCAATCCACCTTCGGCTGGATCGGCGACATCAACGGCTCCTGCACCCACGTCGACGATGGCTGGATCGCCCTCACCGGACGCCCGCGCGACGCACACCTTGGCGACGGCTGGATCGCCAGCATTCATGCCGACGACCGAGACGCCCTGCTGCAAGTCCTTCGTCAGGTGCTCCGAAGCTCAATGCCCTCCGACGCTCAAGCGCGCGTCCTCTCCTCCGATGGGCATGTCCATACATGGCGCTTCACCTTCACGCAGCGCTTCGATGACATGGGAGCTCCCGTGGGACTCGCGGCCATCGCCCGCCACACTGCCAAAATCCCTCGTGAGGCAACCTGTCCCTTCGCTGAAGATATCTTCGAGCAAATCCTCGACAGCGTTTGCGTCGCCGGCTTCGACGGCTACTTCAAACGCGTCAACCTCTCCTGGATTCAAGCCCTGGGCTGGTCCGTCGAGGAGCTGATGCAACGCCCTATCCTCGACTTTGTGCATCCTGAGGACAGGGAAGCGATCATACGTGCTCGCCAGGACCTCTACAGCGGCACGCACCTCCAACACCTGGTCAACCGCTACCGCTGCAAAGACGGCAGCTACAGATGGATGCAGTGGAAGTCGGTCTCCCACCTCGACCGCCGCCTCGTCTACGCAGTCGCGCGCGACATCACCGAACAGAAGCTCAACGAAGAACGCCTCCGCGACGCTCGCGATGCTCAACACGAGCTTCAACGTCAGCTGATCTTCGCAGACCGAATGGCCAGCGTCGGAACACTGGCCGCCGGCGTCGCCCATGAGATCAACACCCCCCTGACCTACATCCTCACCAACATCGACATGATCGCGCTGATGGTGTCCAACTTAGCCCCCGACACCTCCACGCTCCGCGACATGGAACGGCAAGAAATTCAAGAAATGCTCACCGAAGCTCGCGACGGAGCCCACCGAATCCGCTCGATTGTCGGTGGACTCAAAACCTTTTCGCGCGCAGAAGACGATCACCTCGAAATCGTCGACCTCGCTGCGGTCATTAAGCGCGCCATCGCCATGACCGCCAACCAGGTCCGTCATCGCGCCCGCCTCTCCTCCAACATCGGCCCCATCCCTCTCATTGAAGGCAACCCGGCGCGCATCGGACAGGTGCTCGTCAACCTTTTGCTCAACGCCGCACAGGCTATCCCTGAGGTCGGCGCAGCCTCCCATTCGATTTCCCTCACCGCCGGCACCACCTCCTCAGGCGCCGCATACATCTCCATCCGCGACACCGGCGTTGGCATTGCCTCCGAACACCTCTCCCGCGTCTTCGATCCCTTCTTCACCACCCGCCCCCACGCCGGTGGCACCGGTCTGGGCCTCTCCATAGGTCACAGCATCGCCACCGCCCACGGTGGCTCCCTCACCGCCGAGAGTTCGCCAGGCAGCGGCTCCACCTTCACCCTCACCCTGCCCGCCACAAACAAACCCGCTACCCTCGTCGCGCCATCGCCAGCATCCAAGACCCCGGCCCCGACAACGTCGCGCATCGCCATACTCGTCGTGGACGATGAGCCTGCCGTGGGAAGAGCACTTCAACGCGCGTTGAGCCCGCACGAGGTACGTGTGGTGACCTCAGGTGAACAGGCCATCTCGCTACTGGAACAGGACTCGAACGTCGATCTTATCTTCTCCGACCTCATGATGCCCGAGATGTCAGGCATCGATCTCTTTGAACACATCCAACACCACCACCCGCACCTGGCCCCTCGCGTTGTCTTCATCTCCGGCGGCGCCTTCACCGAACGAGCCCGCAACTTCCTGGAGCACGTCCCCAACCTCGCCCTGGATAAACCTTTCGATCTCAACGCCCTTTGCGAGCTTGTGCAACGCTTCGCTCCCCCTTCCGAAGAAAACTAA
- a CDS encoding alpha/beta hydrolase family esterase, whose protein sequence is MALTYASTRRLLILALLMLPPVLSACRALRAPDASPPSALPETLQQIDTAFGEADAPQAAPEVASTGCTSDALPYPTGESHARSLTHDGIERTSRVFIPASYAPGQTMPVVFVLHGGFGSGEQIETNSAEFNPIAEREGFIVVYPDGVASDGLLKARTWNGGDCCGYAAEANIDDVGFLTTLLDELQSELCVDTARVYSTGMSNGAIMSYRLACEASDRIAAIAPVAAPQAFPPCDPSHPVPLLHIHGTDDPNAPFEGGEGCGFANFTFPPTMDGIDLWRDANACEGSPSPLTTIADGTCETMGACESPVLRCLIEGGGHSWPGGHPPALNLRRCDGGSHSITFPASEVIWRFFEGQSR, encoded by the coding sequence ATGGCTCTGACGTATGCTTCCACGCGACGCCTGCTGATTCTGGCACTCCTGATGTTACCTCCCGTGCTGAGCGCCTGCCGCGCGCTGCGCGCGCCCGATGCGTCACCACCTTCAGCGCTTCCCGAAACACTACAGCAGATCGACACCGCGTTTGGCGAAGCCGACGCGCCACAGGCCGCCCCGGAGGTCGCCTCTACCGGGTGCACGTCCGACGCTCTCCCCTACCCCACAGGAGAGTCCCACGCGCGCTCACTCACCCACGACGGCATTGAGCGCACCTCCCGCGTCTTCATCCCCGCAAGTTACGCTCCGGGACAGACCATGCCCGTAGTTTTTGTGCTGCACGGGGGGTTCGGTAGCGGGGAGCAGATCGAAACAAACTCCGCAGAGTTTAACCCCATCGCCGAGCGCGAAGGCTTTATCGTCGTCTACCCCGACGGCGTCGCGTCCGACGGCCTGCTCAAAGCTCGCACCTGGAACGGCGGCGACTGCTGCGGCTACGCCGCCGAGGCCAACATCGACGATGTCGGCTTCCTGACAACCCTCCTCGATGAGCTCCAATCCGAGCTCTGCGTGGACACCGCCCGCGTCTACAGCACGGGCATGTCCAACGGCGCGATCATGAGCTATCGCCTGGCCTGCGAAGCATCCGATCGCATCGCCGCGATTGCCCCGGTAGCCGCCCCTCAGGCTTTCCCCCCCTGCGACCCCAGCCATCCCGTCCCCCTGCTGCACATCCACGGCACCGACGACCCCAACGCCCCTTTTGAAGGCGGCGAGGGCTGCGGTTTTGCCAACTTCACATTCCCCCCAACCATGGACGGTATCGACCTGTGGCGCGACGCCAACGCCTGCGAAGGCTCCCCCTCGCCACTTACGACCATCGCTGATGGCACCTGCGAAACCATGGGCGCCTGCGAAAGCCCCGTGCTCCGATGTCTTATTGAGGGTGGCGGACACTCCTGGCCCGGCGGCCACCCTCCGGCCCTCAACCTGCGCCGCTGCGACGGCGGCTCCCACAGCATCACCTTCCCGGCCAGCGAGGTGATCTGGAGGTTTTTTGAGGGGCAGTCCCGCTAG
- the bla gene encoding subclass B1 metallo-beta-lactamase, with the protein MPGRWKRGLAMFIMVGLGSSVGACANPGKAAPDTQAVGRVPGGERAEVVFEELVPGVWLHLSHRRVEPWGDVPSYGLVVEREDGALLIDSAWTDAQTAEILAWTEDVLDSRVTDAVFTHAHADKMGGVGMLRERGVKTYAAYDSNQLAVERGLVPAEHAIAFGAEGEFRLGPAVVFDPGAGHTEDNIVVGLPEHGILFGGCLIRPAGATDAGNTADADLEHWDRAVEAVARRFEGLEVVVPSHGPPGGRELLALTIRLVRETRARDSR; encoded by the coding sequence ATGCCGGGGCGATGGAAGCGTGGCCTGGCCATGTTCATCATGGTGGGGCTGGGGAGTTCGGTGGGCGCCTGTGCAAACCCAGGGAAGGCAGCGCCCGATACTCAGGCTGTCGGGCGTGTGCCCGGGGGGGAGCGCGCGGAGGTTGTGTTTGAGGAGCTTGTGCCGGGCGTGTGGCTGCATTTGAGTCACCGCCGAGTGGAGCCCTGGGGGGACGTGCCCTCGTATGGCCTTGTTGTGGAGCGCGAGGATGGGGCTCTGTTGATCGACAGTGCGTGGACCGATGCGCAGACGGCGGAGATCCTGGCGTGGACTGAGGATGTATTGGATTCGCGTGTGACCGATGCGGTCTTTACCCACGCGCATGCGGATAAGATGGGTGGGGTGGGGATGTTGCGCGAGCGGGGCGTGAAAACCTATGCGGCGTACGACTCCAACCAGCTGGCCGTGGAGCGAGGGTTGGTGCCGGCGGAGCATGCTATTGCGTTTGGCGCGGAGGGGGAGTTCAGGTTGGGACCGGCGGTGGTGTTCGACCCGGGGGCGGGTCATACGGAGGACAACATCGTGGTGGGGCTGCCGGAGCATGGCATTCTGTTTGGGGGATGTTTGATACGTCCGGCTGGCGCGACGGACGCCGGAAACACCGCAGACGCCGATCTGGAGCATTGGGATCGGGCGGTGGAGGCGGTCGCGCGTCGCTTTGAGGGGCTTGAGGTTGTGGTGCCAAGCCACGGGCCGCCGGGCGGTCGTGAGCTTCTCGCACTTACGATCCGTCTCGTCCGGGAGACTCGCGCCAGAGATAGTCGGTGA
- the selD gene encoding selenide, water dikinase SelD — protein sequence MSERSEGIRLTQYSHGAGCGCKLSPAVLDRILANRVTTPDAMSKLLVGNSSRDDAGAMDLGDGRVLLSTTDFFMPIVDDPYQFGRIASANAISDIYAMGGDPVMAIAILGWPINVLSAEVAGEVMEGARSICAEAGVALAGGHSIDSPEPIFGLAVNGLVELEHLQRNDAGLAGDVLFLTKALGVGILSTAEKKGVLREDDRGLAAESMMRLNSVGAALARIEGVHAMTDVTGFGLLGHLSEMCAGAGVNARVELGAVRQLTDLSYYLDAGAVPGGTGRNWESYGHHVVDPGERVRQILCDPQTSGGLLVAVAPQAVEAVQRVLVEAGLELHAEPIGELVARQGEGAHIRVEM from the coding sequence ATGAGTGAACGTTCTGAAGGGATTCGACTGACCCAGTACAGCCACGGGGCCGGCTGCGGATGCAAGCTCTCTCCGGCGGTGCTCGATCGGATTCTTGCCAACCGGGTGACCACCCCTGATGCGATGAGCAAGCTGCTGGTCGGTAACAGCTCGCGCGACGATGCCGGGGCGATGGATCTGGGCGATGGCCGTGTGCTTTTGAGTACGACGGACTTTTTTATGCCGATCGTGGATGATCCCTATCAGTTCGGGCGTATCGCATCGGCCAATGCCATCAGTGATATCTATGCGATGGGTGGTGATCCTGTGATGGCGATTGCGATCCTGGGGTGGCCCATCAACGTGCTCTCGGCTGAAGTTGCCGGGGAGGTGATGGAAGGAGCGCGTTCGATTTGTGCGGAGGCAGGGGTCGCGCTGGCGGGAGGGCACAGCATTGACAGCCCGGAGCCGATCTTCGGGTTGGCGGTCAACGGGCTGGTGGAGCTTGAGCACCTTCAGCGTAACGACGCCGGTCTGGCGGGTGATGTGCTCTTTCTGACGAAGGCGCTGGGTGTGGGGATTCTGTCGACGGCCGAGAAGAAGGGCGTATTGCGAGAGGATGACCGCGGGCTGGCTGCAGAGTCGATGATGCGGCTGAACTCGGTGGGGGCGGCCCTGGCCAGGATCGAGGGCGTGCACGCGATGACGGATGTCACCGGCTTCGGGCTCCTGGGGCATCTCTCCGAGATGTGTGCCGGGGCCGGTGTGAATGCGCGGGTTGAGTTGGGGGCGGTGCGTCAGCTCACCGATTTATCGTATTACCTCGATGCCGGGGCCGTACCCGGTGGCACCGGTCGCAACTGGGAGAGCTACGGCCATCACGTGGTCGATCCGGGAGAGCGGGTACGCCAGATTCTGTGTGATCCTCAGACCAGCGGCGGGTTGCTTGTGGCGGTGGCACCGCAGGCGGTCGAGGCGGTGCAGCGCGTGTTGGTTGAGGCCGGGTTGGAGTTGCACGCCGAACCCATCGGTGAGCTTGTGGCACGCCAGGGTGAGGGGGCGCACATCCGGGTTGAGATGTAG
- the yghU gene encoding glutathione-dependent disulfide-bond oxidoreductase, with protein sequence MSESSSYTPPAVWTWAQESGGSFASINRPIAGPTHDKELPLGRHPFQLYSLGTPNGQKVTILLEELLEKGVSDAEYDAFLINILEGDQFSSGFVDINPNSKIPALLDRSTSPPTRVFESGAILLYLADRFGAFIPTDAAARAECLSWLFWQMGSAPYLGGGFGHFYAYAPTKMEYPINRFAMEAKRQLDVLDRRLAESTFLAGDEYTIADIATWPWYGKLALGELYDAGEFLSVDTYKNVLRWANAIEARPAVQRGVMVNRTWGPAEEQLHERHDASDFDLRTADKLPTNEPAE encoded by the coding sequence ATGTCCGAGTCTTCATCCTACACCCCGCCCGCCGTCTGGACCTGGGCTCAAGAAAGCGGCGGCAGCTTCGCCAGCATCAACCGCCCCATCGCCGGCCCCACCCACGACAAAGAACTCCCCCTAGGCCGCCACCCCTTTCAACTCTACTCTCTCGGCACCCCCAACGGTCAGAAAGTCACGATCCTCCTCGAAGAACTCCTCGAAAAAGGCGTCTCCGACGCCGAATACGACGCCTTTCTGATCAACATCCTCGAAGGCGACCAGTTCTCCTCGGGCTTTGTCGACATAAACCCCAACTCAAAGATCCCCGCCCTCCTCGACCGCTCCACCTCCCCGCCTACCCGCGTCTTCGAGTCGGGAGCAATCTTGCTCTACCTGGCCGATCGCTTCGGTGCCTTTATCCCCACCGACGCCGCAGCCCGCGCCGAATGCCTCTCCTGGCTCTTCTGGCAGATGGGCTCCGCCCCCTACCTCGGCGGTGGCTTTGGCCACTTCTACGCCTACGCCCCCACAAAAATGGAGTACCCCATCAACCGCTTCGCGATGGAGGCCAAACGCCAACTCGACGTCCTCGATCGACGCCTGGCCGAGTCCACCTTCCTCGCTGGCGACGAGTACACCATCGCCGACATCGCCACCTGGCCCTGGTACGGCAAACTTGCGCTCGGAGAACTCTACGACGCCGGCGAGTTCTTGAGCGTTGATACCTACAAAAACGTCCTGCGCTGGGCGAACGCCATCGAGGCTCGCCCCGCCGTTCAACGTGGCGTCATGGTCAACCGCACCTGGGGTCCGGCCGAAGAGCAGCTCCACGAGCGCCACGACGCCAGCGACTTCGACCTGCGCACCGCCGACAAACTCCCCACAAACGAACCGGCTGAATAA
- a CDS encoding glutathione S-transferase family protein → MTKSLKLYTNPMSRGRIARWMLEEVGQPYEVEVREYGTTMKSPDYLKVNPMGKVPALVHGDDVITECAAICAYLAEAFPEAKLSPDASERASYFRWLFFAAGPLDSAVTNRSAGFEVAPELQRRFGYGSYENAVDTLAYAVSQHDYIAGDRFTAADVYVGMQVGWGLEFGTLDARPEFDAYWGRLKGREALQRASALDDALVKSA, encoded by the coding sequence ATGACGAAGTCCCTGAAACTCTATACCAACCCGATGTCCCGAGGGCGCATCGCGCGCTGGATGCTTGAGGAGGTGGGCCAGCCTTATGAGGTTGAAGTGCGGGAGTACGGCACCACGATGAAGTCGCCGGACTATCTGAAGGTCAATCCGATGGGGAAGGTGCCGGCGTTGGTGCATGGGGATGATGTGATCACCGAGTGTGCGGCGATTTGTGCGTACCTGGCCGAGGCGTTTCCCGAGGCGAAGCTGAGCCCGGACGCCAGCGAGCGCGCGTCGTATTTCCGCTGGTTGTTCTTTGCAGCGGGGCCGCTGGATTCGGCCGTTACGAACAGGTCCGCCGGTTTCGAGGTGGCGCCGGAGCTTCAGAGGCGATTTGGCTATGGGAGCTATGAAAACGCAGTCGACACACTCGCCTATGCCGTGAGTCAGCACGACTACATCGCCGGCGACCGCTTTACAGCGGCCGATGTGTATGTGGGGATGCAGGTCGGGTGGGGGCTGGAGTTTGGCACGTTGGATGCGCGGCCGGAGTTTGATGCGTACTGGGGGCGCTTGAAGGGGCGTGAGGCGCTTCAGCGTGCGAGCGCGCTGGATGACGCGCTGGTGAAGTCGGCGTGA
- a CDS encoding alpha/beta fold hydrolase: protein MGSLFKSEEAKARLSGWHTRFREHISAATEARSVETSFGKTHLLVGGAEDAPALVLLHGALASSAHALRELEGLLEHYRVYAVDIIGQSVMSADVRLPVDDSSYGRWLAEVFDRLGLERALVVGVSWGGFVAIRLAAYSPERVEKLALLVPAGMVKSPISSSWKMGWPMTKFMLAPSEKRLRGFWKKLLTTMDEEWVGYLGEAFTGFNLNMKVPALARAEELQRLEAPVFVLGADEDLSFPGEAVVARAAEIFPNLQKTRVVEGCRHCPPTTEAFRTSLASELREFFEGSAA from the coding sequence ATGGGTTCGCTATTCAAGAGCGAGGAGGCGAAAGCGCGTCTGAGCGGGTGGCATACTCGCTTTCGCGAGCACATCAGCGCTGCGACAGAGGCGCGGAGCGTGGAAACGAGCTTTGGCAAGACGCATCTTCTGGTCGGGGGAGCTGAGGATGCGCCGGCGTTGGTGTTGTTGCACGGCGCGCTGGCGAGCTCCGCACATGCGTTGCGAGAGCTTGAAGGGTTGTTGGAGCACTACCGCGTGTACGCGGTCGATATCATCGGTCAGTCGGTGATGAGCGCCGATGTGCGCCTTCCGGTGGACGACTCATCTTACGGTCGCTGGCTGGCCGAGGTCTTTGATCGGCTGGGCCTGGAGCGGGCCCTGGTGGTGGGGGTGAGTTGGGGAGGGTTTGTGGCGATACGCCTGGCGGCCTACTCGCCAGAGCGCGTCGAAAAGCTCGCGCTGCTGGTGCCAGCGGGCATGGTGAAGAGCCCGATCTCGAGCAGCTGGAAGATGGGCTGGCCCATGACGAAGTTTATGCTGGCGCCGTCTGAGAAGCGACTGCGGGGCTTTTGGAAAAAGTTGCTCACGACGATGGACGAGGAGTGGGTCGGGTATCTCGGCGAGGCGTTTACCGGGTTCAATCTGAACATGAAGGTGCCTGCGCTGGCGCGGGCGGAGGAGTTGCAACGCCTGGAGGCACCCGTATTCGTGTTGGGGGCGGATGAAGACTTGAGTTTTCCCGGTGAGGCGGTGGTGGCGCGGGCTGCGGAGATATTTCCGAATTTGCAAAAGACGCGGGTGGTGGAGGGCTGTCGGCATTGTCCGCCGACCACCGAGGCGTTCCGGACCTCACTGGCGAGCGAGCTTCGGGAGTTTTTCGAAGGTAGCGCCGCCTAG
- a CDS encoding TetR/AcrR family transcriptional regulator — MAVSRDEQKRATREAILEAARQCFDAEGYEQTSVRDIASVAAVSAGSVIHHFGSKRELLYAALFEDLEASMREALVLPKSPPFGAELDAMTRIIFSYYQRRPRLSRVLLKESLFAEEPWASRFREQTARLHGAVEAMAERAKQRGEVSREVDVRVLAMSYVSFYYFALLAWAQGGHEEPARLVSVQMAQHMRGTGPANVSGG, encoded by the coding sequence ATGGCAGTATCGCGAGACGAACAAAAGCGAGCCACACGCGAGGCGATCCTCGAGGCCGCTCGGCAGTGTTTTGATGCAGAAGGCTACGAGCAGACTAGCGTGCGCGACATTGCGTCGGTGGCTGCTGTGAGTGCGGGCAGCGTGATTCACCATTTCGGGAGCAAGCGCGAGCTTCTCTACGCCGCGCTCTTCGAAGACCTCGAGGCCTCCATGCGGGAAGCACTTGTCCTGCCGAAATCTCCGCCCTTCGGTGCGGAGCTCGATGCGATGACGCGGATTATCTTTTCGTACTACCAGCGTCGTCCGCGACTTTCGCGCGTCTTGCTCAAGGAGTCGCTCTTTGCCGAAGAGCCGTGGGCGAGTCGTTTTCGTGAGCAGACCGCGCGACTGCACGGGGCAGTGGAGGCGATGGCGGAGCGCGCGAAGCAGCGTGGGGAGGTGTCGCGGGAGGTCGATGTTCGCGTGCTGGCGATGTCCTATGTGTCTTTTTACTACTTCGCGCTGCTGGCCTGGGCGCAGGGTGGGCATGAGGAACCGGCACGTCTGGTGTCGGTGCAAATGGCTCAACACATGCGGGGCACAGGCCCTGCCAACGTTTCAGGAGGGTGA
- a CDS encoding GNAT family N-acetyltransferase gives MSELRFREATPDDVALLRAWDEEPHVQAADPNDDWQWEEELERNPDWREQRIAEADGRPIGFMQIIDPAREDSHYWGECEPDLRALDIWIGPADALGKGYGTRMMTLAIDHCFATPGVRAILIDPLASNHRTRRFYERLRFIFVEERDFGEDHCAVYRLERERWEAR, from the coding sequence ATGTCCGAGCTAAGGTTTCGAGAAGCGACCCCCGACGACGTCGCGCTGCTGCGCGCCTGGGATGAAGAGCCCCATGTGCAGGCCGCCGATCCCAACGACGACTGGCAGTGGGAGGAAGAGCTTGAGCGCAATCCGGACTGGCGCGAGCAGCGGATCGCCGAGGCCGATGGGCGCCCCATCGGCTTTATGCAGATCATCGATCCGGCCCGGGAAGACTCCCATTACTGGGGGGAGTGTGAGCCGGATCTTCGCGCGCTGGATATCTGGATCGGGCCGGCAGATGCGCTGGGTAAGGGGTATGGAACGCGCATGATGACGCTGGCCATCGACCATTGTTTTGCGACGCCCGGGGTGCGCGCGATCCTTATCGATCCGCTGGCCAGCAATCACCGGACGCGTCGTTTCTATGAGCGTCTGAGGTTCATCTTTGTGGAGGAGCGCGATTTCGGGGAGGATCACTGCGCGGTCTATCGGTTGGAGCGCGAGCGCTGGGAGGCGCGGTGA
- a CDS encoding MOSC domain-containing protein, with translation MSEHWQGTLQQIWICAERGGTPAATEQAQAVAGTGLRGDRYFSPSLQRDPARQVTLIASEVLDEVALHHKIDLRDGRHRRQLVVNGVPLNDLVGQEFLVGSVRLKGVELCEPCSRMARLSGEKNAIKAFVHRGGLNAEILIGGDLSPGTTILPVPPLQGRLPL, from the coding sequence ATGTCTGAACACTGGCAGGGAACCCTCCAACAAATCTGGATCTGCGCTGAGCGCGGTGGCACTCCCGCGGCCACCGAGCAGGCCCAGGCCGTGGCCGGAACCGGACTGCGCGGCGATCGCTACTTTTCCCCCTCCCTGCAACGCGACCCCGCCCGCCAGGTCACCCTCATCGCCTCCGAAGTCCTCGACGAGGTCGCACTCCATCACAAAATCGATCTGCGCGATGGCCGACACCGCCGACAACTCGTCGTCAACGGCGTCCCCCTCAATGACCTCGTAGGACAGGAGTTTCTCGTCGGCAGCGTGCGCCTGAAAGGTGTCGAGCTTTGCGAGCCCTGCAGCCGCATGGCTCGTCTCTCCGGCGAAAAAAACGCCATCAAAGCATTCGTACACCGCGGTGGCCTCAACGCCGAGATCCTCATCGGGGGCGACCTCTCCCCCGGCACCACCATTCTCCCGGTGCCACCGCTGCAGGGCCGCCTGCCCCTCTAA